The genomic interval GGATCGGCCTGGCCGCAGCGTCCGTCGCCGTCGAGCTGGCGATGCTGGCCGATCGAGCGGTCACGCGGGACTGGGACGTCTATGCGCTGCCGTTCGAGCTGTGCAGCCTCATGATCTGGCTGACGGCGATTATGGTGCTGACCGGCAGCCGCCGCCTGTACGAGGTGACGTTCTTCCTCGGCATCCTCGGCGCGGTTCAGGCGCTGGCGACGCCCGACCTGACGGCTCCGTTTCCGACGTTCGGCTTCGCGCACTTTTTCCTCGGCCACATTCTTATCGTCATCTCGAATCTGTACATGACGATCGTAGAGGGATATCGCCCGACGCTGCGATCCGCCCTGCGCGCTTTCGGCTGGCTTCAGGCGCTTGCGGTGCCCGCAGCGATCGCAGACCTCCTGGCCGGGACCAACTTCATGTTCCTCGCCCGCAAGCCGCCTTCGGCTTCTCTGCTTGACCTGCTCGGTCCGTGGCCGTGGTACTTGCTTGAGCTGGAAGGCGTCGCTCTTGCGCTTTGCCTGCTGCTGCTCGGCCTCGTCAAGCTGGCCGATCGCCTTTTTCCGAAGCGTATTCAATCCCCCAAGGAGGGTTCACCGTCATGATCGACCATCTGCGCAAGCATTGGACATCCCTGCTCGGCGTCGCGCTCGTATTGACCGCCTTTATCACGCTGTTTCGTTATACGGTCGACCGCGGCTGGATCACCGATCCGATGAAAATCGGCGTCGGGCTGCTGGCCGGCATCGGCTTTGCCTTGGCGGGCGCGCGTCTTGCGACGAAGCCCAGAGGGGCTATAGCGGGCGAAATCGGGATTGGCCTCGGGGCCTGCATCCTGTACGCCACGTTCGCTTTTGCCGGCATCGCCTACGCGCTGTGGGCGCCGATGACCGTACTTCTCGGCATGATCGCCGTCACCGCATTAGCCGTGGCTTACGCCTGGCGGTTCAACTCCCGCCTGCTCATGCATATCGCGCTAGCCGGCGGCCTGCTGTCGCCGATGCTGATGCTGCCAGAGACCGACCAAGTCTTCGCGCTGTTCCTTTACCTGCTTGTCTTGAACGCGGCCTTTTTCTCGATCAGCATCGCGAAGGGCTGGAGCGAGCTTAGGCCGGTCGCCTTTGCCGGCACCTGGGCGCTCTACGCCATCTACTTCTTCTGGTTCGACCCGTCGTTGGACGGCTGGCAGAACATGCCGATCCGGTATGCGCTGGCGGCGTTCCTGTTCTATCATCTGGGGTGCCTGATCGCGAGCGTTCGTCTTGGCCGGTGCTTCGACGGGTTAAACATGTATCTGAGTCTTGCAAACGGGATCCTGTTCGGCGTATGGGCGCTCATCATCTTGAAGGGCGAGCTGGACAGCGGCTATACGTTGATTTTTATCGGCCTGCTATTCCTCTCGGCCGCCGCCTTCGTGCTTCGGCAATCGGGACGCACGCTCGCCTACGCGCTGAGTCACGGCCTGATCGGCGCCTTGCTGACGCTGATCGCCCTCAACCAGCTTGGCAGCGGACTTGAAGTGAAGCCATTGCTGAACGTTTACCTGTGGGCGGGCGTTGCGATCGTTCTCGCCGCTGTCGGACGCATGCGCAAGCGGAAGCATTGGCTGCCGGAGATGCTGTCCATGACGATCTGGTTCATCGTCGACGTATACTGGTTCTCTACGACCTGGGAAACGCCGCGCGGCGACTGGTTCGACGTCTATGTCCCCTTTCTGAACTGGGGAGCGATTTCCTGGATGTTGCTGGCTGCGCTAGGCTTCTATTTCGCGACGAGCAGGCAGGCTGTGGGATTGGACGGCTCGGACCGCAAGCTGGTATCGAACGCCTTCGCGCTTGGCGCCCACCTTGTCATCGGCGGCCTGTTGACCGTTCAAATTTCGGGACTGTTCGAAGCATACGACTGGGGAAGCGGAGAAACGACGCTGCTGCGGCTTGCCTTGTCGCTCGCATGGGGGGCCTACGCGCTGCTGCTGTTCCTGTGGGGGGCATACCGCCGCGAGCCGCTGTTCCGCTGGTTCGGCTCCGCTGTCCTCGTTGTGGTGGCGCTCAAAGCGATGATTCTTGATCTTCAGGGAGAGGAGACCTTGCTCAAGGTCGTCGTGCTGCTCGGGCTGGGCGGCATCTCTTTCCTGATCACTTGGGTGAACGGAAGATGGGCGCCGCAAGCGGAAAAGGCTGTAAACGGTAGATAATCGGGCCATTCTTTTATAAAACGGGCGTTCTCTCCGCAAGAAGAGACGCCCGTTTTTCATTCTCAACGCAAGTACTGTTCTTCGATAATCCGCAGATGGTGCAGCTCGTGCCCGCTATTGATACAGGCCAGCGCCCGCACGCTGACGGGATTGTCGTTCGCGTTGCCGATCCGCGTCCAGTCCTCGGCACGCAGCCCGCGCAGCAGCGCCAGCGTCGCCTCCCGGACCGTCTTATAATCTTCGGAGAGTTGCGACAAGCTCCAGCTCTCGAACGGTCCGTTCGGCACGAGCTCGTCCTGCTCGTAACCGGGCAGATTCGTCTTGTCGCCGCGGGCGATGCGGAGCAGCCGGTAGCTCTGTATGCGCTCGTTGTCGCTGATGTGGCCGAAAACCTGCTTAAGCGACCACTTGCCCGGCGCGTACCGATAATCGGCTTGTTCCTCCGTCAATCCCGCGATCATGCGGAGCGTGCGCGCTTTTTGCGCCTCAAGGATGTCGATCAGATCGCCATCGGGGACAAGCGACACGTACTGCCCTTGGTAGGGCGTGTATTCGTTTGAATCCGGACGTTCTCGCATGTACGTAACGCCTCCTCGGATATGGGATGAGTTGATCGTAGTACCGGCAGGCGGGCATGTCAACCTGGTATAGCGGTAACGATTTGCCGTGCTTGTTATAAAAACTGGCGCGGTTGGACATTTTATATTTGCCCGGAACGCACTGGCTTTCAAGCGCGGCTTGAGAGTTAGCGCTTTCCCGCCGATTGTGACAAAGTTGTTACGGCGGCAAATTCGGACTTGCAACAAGGGTGCCTTATGGCTAACATAGAGGATACTGGGAAAGTTATGAGATAAGGGAGGACAACCCATGTTTCTCGCGGAAAATGCGGCTGAATCCGCAAGTACGTTCGCGGTATTCGACATTTTCATGGTTATCATCACGGTTCTGATCGTAGCAGGGCTCGTTCGCCTGGTGAGGCAGCGCCCGAACAAGAACATTTTTGCCATCGGATTCACGGCGGTTTCCTTGATCATTTTCCTGATCGCGGACGTGAAGATGGTCAGCGGCTGGTAAGCGAACCCGGCTGCAATCCAACCCATAACTAAGACAAGAGAGCCGGCGTGCGCGTCCGGTTCTCTTTTTTTGCATATTCGACACTGTTCGACATAATCTCCGATATCGTATCCATACGGATTCTGATATGGTAAAAAGGGCTTAATTTACTAACGAGAGGCAGTTGGGGTGCGGGTTGTTTAAAAAGATAAACGGCAAAGCGGCGATCGGTGCCGCATTTTTTTCGTTCGGGCTGCTGATGGCCGGTTCGGCGACGGCGGCAGCGCCAACGTCCGGCGCTGTCAGCCTGCCGGTCAAGGTCATCAACGGCGAGGCCTATGTCAAGGCAACGTCCTTAACCGCCGCGCTAGGCGGCACCGGGACTTACGACAAGGCGAGCCAGACTTACAAGTACGCGCCTGCGGACGTGCCGTCCGTCATCAAGCAGGTGGCGCCGAGCGTCGTCGCGATCATCGGCAAGCCCGACGCGAATGGCGGACGCTTCGCGCTTGCGCATGGGACGGGCGTCATCATCAAGGCGGACGGGCTGATCGTGACCAACGCGCACGTCGTGCAGGACATGACGCGGATCGTCGTCGTAACTGCGGACGGCAAGGAGTATGAAGGCACGCGCAAGCAGATCGACGCGACCAGCGATCTGGCGCTCGTGCAGATCAAGGCCAGCGGTCTGAAGCCTGCGAAGTTCGCGGCTTCTCCGCTTAAGGTTACGGTCGGCGAGCCGGCGATCGCGATCGGCACCCCGGTGTCGTTCTCGCTTCGCAACACGGCCACGGTCGGCGTCATCAGCGGGCTGAACCGGTCCATCTCCGACGACTACAACCTGCTGCAGACGGATGCGGCCATCAATCCGGGCAACAGCGGCGGTCCGCTCGTGAACATGAAGGGCGAGGTCGTCGGGATCAACTCCATGAAGTTCGTCGACGTCGACATCGACAGCATGGGCTTCGCCATTCCGGCGGATACGGTGCAGTACGTACTGAACCAGTTCGCCAAGTACGGCAAAGTCATGCGTCCTTCGCTCGGCCTGGAGCTCGAAGAGAGCTGGTCCGCCGTCGTCGGCCTGCCGACCGAGGAGCCGATGACCGTCACGGCGGTCGTATCCGCCGAGGCGCAGGCCGCAGGATTCAAGGTCGGCGACCAGATCTACGCGGTCGGGGGCAAACAGATCGCCACGCTCGTCGAACTGAGCGAGCTGCTCAAGTCTTATTTGCCGGGCGGCAAGATCGCCGTCACGGTACTGGCGGACGGAGACCTCGTGTCTCGCCAAGTCGTGTTATCCAAGAGCTTGTCTCAATAAAAAGGAGCTTAGATTAACCCATGTCTAATTCGAGAATCATGTTTCATCCTAAAATGTTGTTGTCATTCCTGCTCGTCCTGGCGCTTGCCATCTCCTCCGGAACGGCAGCTTTCGCAGCTACTAGCGCTGCAGCGACTACGACGCAAGTGGTCATCAAGCTGAAGCTCGGCAGCGGGCAGATGACGGTGGACGGCGTCGCTTCGACCGTGCAGCCGCCGTTCCAGCAAAAAGGCGTCACCTTCATTCCGCTGAGCGTGCTCACCAAAGGAATCGGCGTGCAGCTGCAGCTGACCGACAATAAAAAGATGACGCTGACGCACAGCGCCAGCCTGAAGGTCGTCATGGCGACGGGCAGCAAGACCGCATACGTCAACGGCGTTCAGAAGACGCTGCCGGCAGCGCCGGTTGCCGTCAAGGGCGTCATGATGGTGCCGTTGCGCGCAGCCGAGCTGCTCGGCGCCAAGATTACGTTCACGGCGTCGACCAAGGAGATCGCAATCAAGGGACCGCGCGCCGCCGCCGCGGGCGGCAAGGGAACGATCGACACCGACGCAGGCAAGTCCAAGATCGGCGACAGCTACTTCAAGTGGTCGATGAACTACCCGACGGGGCTGGCGCAGAACTATCAGTCGGGCACCGGCGATTTCATTTCCTTCCAGGACGTGAAGAAAAACTATTATTTGTCCATCTCCGTCGAAGAAGCGAAGGATCCGCTTACCGCGAAGGAGCAACGGGACTACCTCGAAGGTTACGTCGACGACGAGACGGTGCTGAACGTCAAGGAAATCGCGCTGCCGTCGGGCAAATTCCAGACGATGGTGACCAAAAGTTCGGACGGCTTTTACTACGAATACAGAGCCATTCAAGCGAACGACCGATTCTACGTCCTCATGTTCGGCAAGTCGGCGAAGGCCGCTTCCGAGCTGACGGCCAACAAGCCGCTGCTGGACAGCTTTGCGCCGCAGTTCGATGCCAAAAACGCAGCGCTGAAGGATCTGAGCAAGGTCAAAGACGGTGTCGTCACTTACAAGGACGCAGACTATGGGCTCACGATCCAGCTTCCGCCGGAGTGGGAAGAAGGCTACGAGGACGGGATCAGCTACTATAACGGCGACGCTTCGATTACGTTCGATATTACGTCGCTTAAGGCCGGAGATACGCTGGAGGCTTGGGTGGAACGGCAAAAAGCGGCGGCGGACGAAGTGATCGCGGACGCGTACAAAGAGCCTATGGTCGCGACGGATATCGTATGGAACGGACTGCCCGCCAAGCTGGTGAAGCTCGCCTTTACCGACGACGGGACGACCTGGTACGAGAGCTACAGGATCTTTGCGGTCAAGGGTTCGTATAAATACGATACGCAGTTGGACTTTGAACGAGGCGCTACGGAGCTCGACGCTGCCGACATATTAAGCAAGCTGCAGAACAACATGAAGGTCGACTTCGCGAAGGTTGAGAAAACATTCGGCCAGGTGCCGGACAGCGAAGACGACATCGACCAGCATAAGACCGTCGTCAAGACGAGCAAGAAATACGGCTACAGCATTACCGTACCCGAAGACTGGACCGTTAGCGGCATCGATATGGACCGGGACTCGGTCATATTCACCGGCGTCGGCGTCGGCTTCACGGTTGCCGTCGAAAAGGGAACGTCGCTCGAAGGGTACCCGGAAATGCTGGAGAAATCGGTAACCGGCACCGGCTTCTGGAAGTTGGATAGCCGTACGAACGAAACGCTTGCAGGCGAATCTGCCGTCAAGTTGGCTTTTGTGCCTAACGTAACCACCAAGGCAGGGGGCAAGTTCGTCCTGTATGTGATGGAAAAGAACGATACGATTTATGTCGTTCAGACCGTCATCAGCGATTCCAACGCTACGACGTTCAACTTGAAGCAAATTGATGATGCATTGAAGTCTTTCAAGTTCAACGGCTGATATCGCGATACGAGAGAGGCGGCCGCTCCTTTTGGGGAGCGGGCCGCCTTTTTGCGCGCCAGCCGCCATTTTCCTTTGGTCCCCGCGTCTTGCTTTGCTATACTAATAGAGAGATCGCCGCCTCGAGGCGGCATGGAGGTTAAGCATACATGAGCAATCAAGCCGCAGTGCGGCGTGAAGATATAGAGCTGTTGGCTCCCGCCGGAGACTGGGAATGCATGCGGGCGGCCGTCGCGAACGGCGCGGACGCGATTTTTTTCGGCGTGGAAAAATTCAATGCGCGGGCGCGCGCGAACAACTTCAAGATGGACGAGCTGCCGGAGATCATGGCGTTCCTTCACAGATACGGCGTCAAAGGCTTCCTCACCTTTAACATCCTCGTGTTCGAGGACGAGCTGCGCAATGCGCAGGAGCTCGTTGAGGCTTGCATCAACGCGGGCGTGGACGCGGTTATCGTGCAGGATCTCGGCCTCGTGAAGCTGATCCGCGAGATCTCGCCCGACTTTCCGATTCACGGCTCGACGCAGATGACGATCACCTCGCCGGAGGCGGTCGAGTTCACGAAGCCGTTCGGCATGGAGCGGGTCGTTCTCGGACGCGAGAACAACCTCAAGCAGATCGCCAAGATCGGCGAGCAGGCGAAGCTGCCGATGGAGGTGTTCGTGCACGGCGCGTTGTGCGTTTCATATTCGGGACAATGTCTGACGAGCGAGATGTGGGGCGGACGCTCCGCGAATCGCGGCGAATGCGCGCAGGCCTGCCGCTTGCCTTACGACCTGATGGTCGACGGCGAGCACAAGCCGATGGGCAACATCGCTTATTTGCTGTCGCCCAAGGACCTGGCGGCGATCGATATTATGCCCGAGCTGATCGAGGCTGGCGTCACGTCGTTCAAGATCGAGGGACGGCTCAAGAGTCCGGAATATGTGGCCAACGTCGTGAGCAAGTACCGCAGCGCCATCGACAAATACTTCGCCGGGCAGGACGCGAGGCCTTCCGCGGAGGAGGTCCGCGAGCTGCAGCAGAGCTTCTCGCGCGGCTTTACGCATGGTTTCCTCGATGGTACGAACAACAAGCAGCTAGTCGAGGGCACATTCCCGAAAAGCCGGGGCGTGTATCTCGGCCGCGTGGAGCGGCTCACACGCGACAGCGTCGTCTGCCTGATCGAAGCGCCGCTCAAGCGCGGCGACGGTCTGGTGTTCGACGCCGGCGACCCGACCAAGAAGGAAGAGGGCGGACGCGTGTATGATCTGCGCCGCGGCAAGGTCAAGATCGAAGGCGAGGTGGCGCAGGGCGGCGAGATCGAGATCGTCATGGGCCGCAACGACGTCGACCTGACCAAGCTCCATGTCGGCGACCGCATCTGGAAGACGAGCGACCCGGCGCTCGACCGCCGTCTGCGCACGACCTTCGAGACGGACAAGCCGTATCGCACGTTCCCGGTGTCCGTCACCGTGTCCGGTCGCGAAGGCGAGCCGCTCCGCACGATCTGGACCGACGCGCAGAAAAATACGACCGTCGTCGTGCAGTCCGACATGCCGCTCGAGCGCGCGATGAACCGGCCGCTCGGCCGTGAAGTGCTCGAGGAGCAGCTCGGCCGTCTCGGGGGCTCGCTGTATCATCTCGGCGAGCTGACCGTGTCGCTCGAGGGCGACGTCATCGTGCCCAAGAGCGAGCTGAACCGCATCCGCCGCGAAGCGGTGCTGCAGCTCGAGCCGCTGCGCGACCGTCCGCCGGTCTACGTCAAGCGCGACGTCGACGCCTACGGAGATGCGCCGCATCCGGCGCCGTCCGTGCTCGAGACCGGCGGCGGCCGGCTGACCGTCCTCTGCCGGACGCTTGAGCAGGTGCAAGCGTCCGTGGAGACGGATGCCGCGATGATTTACGCGGACTTCGAGTTTATCAAGCAATTCCCTGACGCCATCGCGGTCTGCCGCGCGGCGGGCAAGCCGATCGCTCTTGCGACGCCGCGCATCCACATGCCCGGAGAGAACGGTTATCACCGCAACATCCTGAAGCTTGCGCCGGACGCGGTGCTCGTGCGCAATACGGGGGCGCTCTATTTTTACCTGAAGGAACGGATGGAAAATCCGGGCGCCAAGCACCCGACGCTTATCGGGGACTTCTCGCTTAACGTGGCGAACCACAAGACGGTCGAGCTGTTCCGCGAGGCGGGCCTCGATTGGGTGACGCCTTCGTACGACCTGAACGTCCAGCAGATGGTGGACATGCTGCGCTTGTCGGATACGTCGCGGCTCGAGCTCGTCATTCATCAGCATTTGCCGATGTTCCACACGGAGCACTGCGTCTATTGCACGTTTATGAGCGAAGGCACGAACTTCACCAACTGCGGACGTCCCTGCGAGGAGTCCCGCGCTTCGCTGCGCGACCGGATCGGATTTTCGCACCCGGTGCGGGTCGACGAGGGCTGCCGCAACACGGTTTACAACGCGATCGAGCAGTCGGGCGCGGAGTACTTGACGACCTTCCAGGAGCTGGGCGTGCCGTCGTACCGGGTCGAATTCCTCGAGGAGGACGCGGCCAAAGTACGCGAGGTGCTGTCGCTGTACCGCGCGGCCATGCAGGGCCGGATCGGCGGCACCGAGGTGTGGAAGAAGTTGAAGGCGATCAACCAGCTCGGCGTAACGCGCGGACAGCTGGTCAAGTAAGCAGTCAGGCGTCTGCCGGCGAAATAGGGCAAGCCGCTTTATCCTTCGGGATGAAGCGGCTTTTTTGCGATGTGGCGGCTATGGAGCGGTAAGATGAGAATCATCGAGCACGCCGGTTTGGAAGTTCGAACTGTTAGCGCAGGATGAATTTTACATTCTGTTAACCTTAAGCGCATTCTGACTTGCGGTCCCGTTGATACAATGAACGGACGACAACGGAATCCTAGGAGGGAACGTTCATGAAAATCGCGGTTGTGGGAGCAGGTATTGTCGGATTGACGACGGCGGCCGGATTTGCGGATTTGGGACACCAGGTATATTGCAGCGATACGGACGGCGATAAAATAGAGCGAATTGAAAACGGCGTGCTGCCTTATTTGGAGCCGGGGCTCGCGGAATTGGTGAAGCGGGGACAGGAAGGAGGGCGGCTCGCATTCGGTGTCGGCGCGTCGACGGCGATCGGCGAAGCCGAGATCGTAATCCTTGCCGTCGGAACGCCCGCGACGGACGACGGGGAGATTCTGCTGGCCCAGCTGTGGGAAGCTGCGGATATGCTCTGGCCTCGGGCGGACGGCATGCGCAGGTTGATCGCCGTGAAAAGCACGGTGCCCGTCGGCACCGCCGAGCGGCTGGAGGCGCGAATTCGCGCGCGGCTGCCTGCGGAGGGCGGCGTCGATGTCGTGTCCGTGCCTGAATTTTTGCGGGAGGGCTTCGCCGTGCGGGATTTCTTCGAGCCTTCGCGCGTCGTCATCGGTTCGGCTACGCATGAAGCCGCCGAGTTGATGGACCGGTTGTACAGAAGATTGTCCGCGACCGTCGTTCACACGGACAGGCGGAGCGCGGAGCTTGCCAAGCTCGCCTCCAATGCGGCGCTGGCGATCAAGATTTCCTACGCCAACGAGATGGCGGCCCTGTCGGAGCAGACCGGCGCCGATTACCCGGATATCGCTCGCATTCTCGGGCTGGATCCGCGCATCGGTCCGCACTTCCTGGGCGCGGGCCTTGGCTTCGGCGGCTCCTGCCTGCCCAAGGACACGCGAGCGCTCGTGCGGCTTGCGAGCGAGGCCGGCGCGCCGCAGACGGTCGCTTCCGCCGCCATCCGCGCCAACGCCGTACTGCCGCAGCGTATGGCGCGCAAGCTGGAAGCGGCGCTCAGCGGCTTGTCGCGTCGTCGCGTCGCGCTGCTCGGGCTGGCCTTCAAGCCAGGCACGGCAGATCTGCGCGAAGCCCCTTCGCTGCGCCTGATCGCAGAGCTTAAGAAGCGATATCCGGGGATCTCCCTGGCCGCTTATGATCCGGCGGTCGACATCGCGATGAAGCGGCAGCTGCCTGCGGGCGTCGGGCTGTACGGCTCCGCCGAAGAGGCGCTGCGCGGCGCGGACGCCGCGATCGTCGTGACGGAATGGCCCGAGATCCGCAAAATATCGGCAGAAGACTACAAAAGCTGGATGAGCAGGCCTATAATATTAGATGGACGCAACTGCCTGGACGCACACGCGCTGAACGCGCAAGGCATGGTGTGCATCGGGGTCGGGCGTCTGCCGGCCGCGCCGCAGGGAATACCGGCGTATCAAGGACGGCACGCATAATATAGAGAGGATGCCTGTCTCATGAAAGTCCGCAAGGCCATTATCCCCGCAGCGGGACTCGGCACACGCTTTCTCCCCGCGACGAAGGCGATGCCCAAAGAGATGCTGCCGATTATCGACAAGCCCGGTATTCAATATATTGTCGAAGAGGCCGTCGCCTCGGGAATCGAGGATATTATCATCGTGACCGGCAAGGGCAAGCGGGCCATCGAGGACCACTTTGACAGCTACTACGAGCTCGAGGAGAACCTGCGTCAGAAGGGCAAGCTGGAATTGCTCTCCGAGGTTCAGCACGCTTCCGAGCTGATCGATATTCACTACATTCGGCAAAAAGAAGCCAAGGGTCTCGGCCATGCGATCTGGTGCGCCCGCAACTTCATCGGCGACGAGCCGTTCGCCGTGCTGCTCGGGGACGATATCGTCCGCTCCGAGACGCCGTGCTTGAAGCAGATGATGGACGTGTACGATAAGGTGCAGAGCAGCGTGCTGGCCGTTAAGCGCGTGCCGGACGAGGAAATCTCCCGCTACGGGGTCGTGGATCCGGCGGAAGGCGCCGACCTGAGCCAGGATATCGTTCCTGTGCGGGGCGTGGTCGAAAAGCCGGCTGCGGATCGCGCGCCTTCCAATATCGCGATTATGGGCCGTTATATATTGACGCCGGCTATCTTTGGCCTGCTTGAGACGCAGGACACCGGCGCGGGCGGCGAGATCCAGCTGACGGACGCCATCTTCCGCCTGCTGCAGCAGGAAGAGGTTTACGCCTACGCCTTCGAAGGCGATCGCTACGACACAGGCGAGAAGCTGGGGTATTTAAAGACGATCGTCGACTTCGCGCTCCAGCGTCCGGATCTGGGCGATGCGTTCAAGGCTTATCTGGAGAGCAAGCTGCGTGGATAATTAAATGAATAGAGTTAATCCGCGTGAAGCACACGCCGCTGTTCCTTCGGGAATCGCGGCTTTTTGATTTCGTTTTAACCTTTTTCGGAAGGGGAATCCGCATGGCAAGGAATAACAATTGCACAGCTGCGAAGATCGTCGGAGCCCGACATTTTGCTGCCGGTTTTCGGCTCGCTCGACGACTTTCATTTGGAATACGAGCTCATCGGAGTAAACGGGGGTAAGCTCTAGGCCGACGTCTACAGCCGCTAGGCTTGGTTTTCGAATGCGAGGGATATTGCGGCGCCAAAGGCGCGAGTTGTGCGGCGGCATCGCATAACTTCAGTGGCCTGGGGCGTCGGAATCGCGGTTGCAGCTGCGGCTGGAGCGACTCCAGTATTTTGCGTGTTGAAATCCCCGCCGTTCGCCTTCCCCCGTGACTCGATTTCCTGTAGACTAGGGGTAAACGCCGTGGAGGAACGCATGATCGCATTTTCGGATATGTATGCCGCGTGGCGGCACGTATTCAAGCTAGACCCGGACCGCGAGATTTCCGAAGAGGCGCTGGAGCGGGTCTGCTTGTCCGGCACGGACGGCATCCTGGTCGGCGGCTCGAGCGGCATTACCTATGACAATACGGTGGAACTCTTGGCTCGGATTCGCCGCTTCGAGGTGCCATGCGCGCTGGAGCTGACCGGCGCCGATAGCGCGGTGCCGGGCTTCGACGGTTATTTCGTGCCGATGGTACTCAACGCGAAGCGCACGGAATGGCTGGTCGGCAGGCAGGTCAAGGCGCTGGCCGAGTACGGCGCGTTCATGCCTTGGGAACTCACGGCAGCGCAGGCTTACCTGATCCTGAACGGCGAGTGCACTGCGGCGAAAGTGACCGAGGCGCGGACGGAACTTTCGACAGACGAGGTGCTGGCGTACAGTCAGCTGGCCGACCGACTCTGGCGCGTCCCCGTGCTGTACCTGGAGTACAGCGGCGCGTTCGGGGATATGGAGCTGGTCCGCAAAGTTCGGGAGCATCTGACGCAAGCCAGGCTGTTCTACGGTGGCGGCATTGCCACGCCGGAGCAGGCCAGGGCCGCCGCGGAGTCGGCGCATACGGTTGTCGTGGGCAATGTCATTTACAGCGATCTGCATGCCGCGCTTGAAACGGTCGACGCCGCGAAGCGCGCGATCGGCGCGGAGGGCACGGCCCGAGACGGCGTGCGCAGCGAGGCGAATAGACGCCTCCCATAAGCTACAAGCAAAGGAGCGTTATCATCATGTTTTTTGAACCGGCACAACCGTCGTCCTCGTCCGGAACGGCGTTTAATATCGACGAAGCCGTGAACCGGCTGAATCCCAAGCAACGCGAGGCGGCAGTCGCCACAGACGGACCGCTGCTCATCATGGCCGGCGCGGGGAGCGGCAAGACGCGCGTGCTCACGCACCGCATCGCTTACCTGATCGCCAAGCGCATCGCGGCGCCGTGGAGCATTCTCGCAATTACCTTTACCAACAAGGCGGCGCGCGAGATGCAGGACCGCGTCTCCAAGCTTATCGGCGCAAGCGGACGCGACGTTTGGGTGAGCACGTTTCACTCGATGAGCGTGCGGATTTTGCGGCGGGACATCGAGCGGATCGGCTTCGGCTCCAACTTCAGCATTCTGGACTCGGCGGATCAATTGTCCGTCATCCGGGGCGTCATGAAGGAGCAGAATATCGACACCAAGAAGTTCGAGCCCAAAGCGGTGCAGGCGATGATCAGCGGCGCAAAAAACGAACTGCTGTCGCCGGAGCAATACGAAGCGCGTGCGGGCGATTATTTCCAGACGATCGCCGCCAAGGTGTACACGCAGTATCAGCGCCGCCTGAAGGCGAACAATTCGCTCGACTTCGACGATCTCATTTTGCTCACCATCCAGCTGTTCCGCGAAGTGCCTGAAGTGCTTGAGTTTTACCAGAACAAATTCCGTTATATCCATGTAGACGAGTACCAGGATA from Cohnella hashimotonis carries:
- a CDS encoding U32 family peptidase produces the protein MSNQAAVRREDIELLAPAGDWECMRAAVANGADAIFFGVEKFNARARANNFKMDELPEIMAFLHRYGVKGFLTFNILVFEDELRNAQELVEACINAGVDAVIVQDLGLVKLIREISPDFPIHGSTQMTITSPEAVEFTKPFGMERVVLGRENNLKQIAKIGEQAKLPMEVFVHGALCVSYSGQCLTSEMWGGRSANRGECAQACRLPYDLMVDGEHKPMGNIAYLLSPKDLAAIDIMPELIEAGVTSFKIEGRLKSPEYVANVVSKYRSAIDKYFAGQDARPSAEEVRELQQSFSRGFTHGFLDGTNNKQLVEGTFPKSRGVYLGRVERLTRDSVVCLIEAPLKRGDGLVFDAGDPTKKEEGGRVYDLRRGKVKIEGEVAQGGEIEIVMGRNDVDLTKLHVGDRIWKTSDPALDRRLRTTFETDKPYRTFPVSVTVSGREGEPLRTIWTDAQKNTTVVVQSDMPLERAMNRPLGREVLEEQLGRLGGSLYHLGELTVSLEGDVIVPKSELNRIRREAVLQLEPLRDRPPVYVKRDVDAYGDAPHPAPSVLETGGGRLTVLCRTLEQVQASVETDAAMIYADFEFIKQFPDAIAVCRAAGKPIALATPRIHMPGENGYHRNILKLAPDAVLVRNTGALYFYLKERMENPGAKHPTLIGDFSLNVANHKTVELFREAGLDWVTPSYDLNVQQMVDMLRLSDTSRLELVIHQHLPMFHTEHCVYCTFMSEGTNFTNCGRPCEESRASLRDRIGFSHPVRVDEGCRNTVYNAIEQSGAEYLTTFQELGVPSYRVEFLEEDAAKVREVLSLYRAAMQGRIGGTEVWKKLKAINQLGVTRGQLVK
- a CDS encoding UDP-glucose dehydrogenase family protein, which produces MKIAVVGAGIVGLTTAAGFADLGHQVYCSDTDGDKIERIENGVLPYLEPGLAELVKRGQEGGRLAFGVGASTAIGEAEIVILAVGTPATDDGEILLAQLWEAADMLWPRADGMRRLIAVKSTVPVGTAERLEARIRARLPAEGGVDVVSVPEFLREGFAVRDFFEPSRVVIGSATHEAAELMDRLYRRLSATVVHTDRRSAELAKLASNAALAIKISYANEMAALSEQTGADYPDIARILGLDPRIGPHFLGAGLGFGGSCLPKDTRALVRLASEAGAPQTVASAAIRANAVLPQRMARKLEAALSGLSRRRVALLGLAFKPGTADLREAPSLRLIAELKKRYPGISLAAYDPAVDIAMKRQLPAGVGLYGSAEEALRGADAAIVVTEWPEIRKISAEDYKSWMSRPIILDGRNCLDAHALNAQGMVCIGVGRLPAAPQGIPAYQGRHA
- the galU gene encoding UTP--glucose-1-phosphate uridylyltransferase GalU, producing the protein MKVRKAIIPAAGLGTRFLPATKAMPKEMLPIIDKPGIQYIVEEAVASGIEDIIIVTGKGKRAIEDHFDSYYELEENLRQKGKLELLSEVQHASELIDIHYIRQKEAKGLGHAIWCARNFIGDEPFAVLLGDDIVRSETPCLKQMMDVYDKVQSSVLAVKRVPDEEISRYGVVDPAEGADLSQDIVPVRGVVEKPAADRAPSNIAIMGRYILTPAIFGLLETQDTGAGGEIQLTDAIFRLLQQEEVYAYAFEGDRYDTGEKLGYLKTIVDFALQRPDLGDAFKAYLESKLRG
- a CDS encoding heptaprenylglyceryl phosphate synthase → MIAFSDMYAAWRHVFKLDPDREISEEALERVCLSGTDGILVGGSSGITYDNTVELLARIRRFEVPCALELTGADSAVPGFDGYFVPMVLNAKRTEWLVGRQVKALAEYGAFMPWELTAAQAYLILNGECTAAKVTEARTELSTDEVLAYSQLADRLWRVPVLYLEYSGAFGDMELVRKVREHLTQARLFYGGGIATPEQARAAAESAHTVVVGNVIYSDLHAALETVDAAKRAIGAEGTARDGVRSEANRRLP